The Fodinibius salinus nucleotide sequence CAGTCTAAAGATAAATACACCAAGATTACGCCCAAGCACCAGATTGGCGAAGCTCCCTATCGTTTTAACTGGAATACGCCGGTAGAAATGAGCAACCACAATTCGGATATCATTTATTTTGGATCACAAAAAATTAATCGGTCTATGGATCAGGGTAAGACCTGGACGACCATAAGTCCTGACTTAACGAAGGATCTGCCCAACGGCAATGTCCCCTATTCTACATTAACAACCATCTCGGAATCACCTGTTGATTTCAGTGTACTATGGGCCGGCACGGATGATGGTAACATCCAGGTTACCAAAGACGGCGGCAAACACTGGGATTTGGTATCCAAAGACTTGCCCAAACGCCGCTGGGTCAGCGAAGTGCAGGCTTCTCCCCATGATCCTGCTACGGCTTATGCTTCGCTCAATGGTTATCGGTACGATGATTTCAAAACCTACCTGTACAAAACGACTAACTATGGCCGCACCTGGCAATCGGTACAAGGCAATCTGCCGCAGGATGTAGCCAACGTTATCGCACAAGATCCCGTAAATCCCGATATCCTATATGCGGGACTTGACCACGGAACCTATGCAAGCTTTAATGATGGCAAAAAATGGTTTTTGATTAATGGAATACCCAATGTTGCTTCTTACGATATGGTCGTTCATCCCCGCGAAAATGATTTGGTAGTGGGTACGCACGGTCGCAGTGTATATGTAATGGAACTTGAACCCATCCACAAGATAGCAAACAACCAAGATGCGACCATTATGGCACTGCAAACTCAAGATGTTCGCCATTCTGATAACTGGGGAGAACGCCCGGCTCCCTACCGCCCAATTAACGAACCGGAAACCAAGTGGATGTACTGGGTGGGCAATTCCGACGTTGAAGAAGAATCTATCAGCATTAAAATTTCGAACAGTGATGGAGAAATTGTAAAAACATTATCAGACAAAGCTGATTATGGGTTCAATACGTTGAGTTGGAACCTACTACTGGATAAGTCCAGCAAAGACAACTCACGCAGCTATCTGTCGCCCGGTACCTACACTGTTACTTATAATTTAAATGGATCTACTGATGAAATTACGTTTGATGTTACCAGTCGCAATCATAGCGGCAATACTTCTGAGCGGGTGTTCTCAAGCCCAGAAGAAATCGAATACGAAGAATACTAATGACAGCGGCCGCACACTCGAATTTGTGCGGTCGGTATCTTTTCTCTCTGCCAGCGGTGACACGGCAAGTACTGTTCAAGTAGCCGTTGCAGATGATGACACAGAGCGAAACCAAGGCCTAATGGATGTGCGGGATTTGCCCGAATCAAAGGGTATGCTATTTATTTTTGAGAATAATGAGCCCCGCAGCTTCTGGATGGCCAATACTCCCCTTTCACTAGATATTATTTTTGTAAACAACGAGGGGGAAATAGTACGCATCCATCACAGTGCCCAACCTTTTTCCGAAAAAAATGTAAAATCAGACAAACCGGCAAAGTATGTAATAGAAACCAATGCAGGATACTGTATTTCCAATGATATACAGGAAGGCATGAACGTGAGTTTGTAGGGGGATCCCAAAGGCACAGACGGGTCTGGACGTATGAACGCACAACGTACAGTAAGGTGAATAATAAAATAGCACAAACGTATCCCCCTTGTACTATAGACGATTGCTATACTTAAGCCTCTATTTTCTCATCCTTATGTTCATCCAAAAATTCCTTCACCTTCATCACATTCTGCTTTGAACCAATAAAGATGGGGGTGCGTTGATGAATAGACTCCGGCGTAATTTCCATAACACGTCCATTGCCGTCAATAGCCATCCCACCGGCTTGCTCAATAATCATACTCAATGGATTGCACTCGTACATAAGCCGCAGCTTTCCATTGGGATATTCCTGGCTATCCGGATAAATGAAGATACCACCCTTCATAAGGGTACGATGCACATCCGCTACCATGGCACCAATATAACGCGCAGAATACGGACGGTTTGTCTCATCATCTACTTCCTGGCAGTACTTGACATATTTTTTTAGCCCCTCGGGCCATGACTTATAGTTACCCTCATTTACGCTGTAAATACTGCCATAGTCCGGAATCTTAATATCATCATTCGACAAAATAAACTCTCCGATACTGGGATCCAGCGTAAATAATGAGACGCCTACTCCTGTAGTATAAGCCATGAGCGTACTTGATCCGTACAATACATATCCAGCCGCTACCTGCTGGAGCCCGGGTTGCAGCGCATCATCCTCGGAAAGCTTCTTTGTACTTGTATTCTTACGAAGGTAGATTGAAAAAATACTGCCAATAGAAACATTTACATCAATGTTCGAAGAACCATCAAGGGGATCCAGATAGACAATATATTTACCTCCATCGTTATCCAGATCTACAATACCGTCATTCTCTTCGGAGATCACCATGCAGGTAATTTCGGAGCGGTTAAGTGCAGAAATAAGCTGCTCATCAGCAAATAAATCCAATTTTTTAACCGATTCGCCGTGCACATTAGTACTGCCATCTTCACCCAAAATATTAGTAATACCCGCCTTGTTAACCTCGCGAGAAATAATTTTTGCTGCCAGTCCAATATCTCTGAGCAACTGCGAAAGCTCCCCTTTTGCACCTGGAAATTTATTCTGTGACTGAATAATATATTCTTCCAGCGTAATCACACTTTTCGATTTCTGATCTACCATACCGTCTTAACTATTATAATTTCAATAATCTCTATGCTGATAATTTATCCTAAGGTAAAAAATTTTGATATAGATCTTTAGCCTTGCTTTCCAACTCTTGCAACGTGCCGTTGTTTCGAATGACATAATCAGCCTCATGAACAGACTCCTCAAAATTGCGCTGTTTTTCCATGCGCTGCAAAATTTCTTGTTCCCTACTGCCATCCCGTTGTTGAACACGCTCTAATCGCTTTTGTCGATCTGCCAAAACTAATACAACCACATCCATTTGCTTGGGACGCAAGTTATCCAACAATAATGCCGCCTCATAAACAAATACATTAATCCCATCGGTTTGGGCCTGCTGTATTTTGTATTGTACAGCTTGCGGTATTTTGGGATGAACGATGGCATTGAGCTCCTCAACCCTATTCTTCTCGAACGCCTCTTTGGCCAGATGGTCTCGGTTAAGAGAACCATTTTCATGGAATGAGTCTGTTCCAAATTTATCAACCAGCTGTTGCTTTATTTCCGGATCCGTATTCATGAGCTCTTTGGCCAACGCATCCGCATTGAGCAGCCGTGCGCCAAGTGATTGCCAAATTTTACATACCGTGGATTTTCCGCTTCCAATACCCCCGGTAATGCCTACAACAGTCATCATTCCTCGCTGGATGAAGATGAAATAGAAAGCAGATACTCATTAATAAACTCATCGATCTCACCGTCCATCACCGCTTCGGTATTGGATGTCTCATAATCAGTACGGTGATCTTTAACCATATTATAGGGATGGAAAACATAGGAGCGAATTTGAGATCCCCATTCTATTTTACTTTTGGAATCTTCGAGCTTCTGCTTTTCCCGTTCTTTAATCTGTTTTTCGAGCTCATAAATTTTTGACTTTAGCAGTGTCATCGCCTTGTCGCGGTTCTGTTTTTGCGAACGCTCCTGTTGGCATTCAGCAGCCACACGTTCCTCGGATCCATCAGAAAGTTCTCCTTCCCAGATCAGGCGTACCGCTGTTTCTGTTTTATTTACGTGCTGCCCACCTGCACCACTGGCTCGAAACCGCTGGAGCTCAACCTCACTTTCATTGATATCTACCTCAATAGTATCATCGATAACCGGTGATACAAATACTGAACAAAAAGAAGTATGTCGACGGGAGTTGCTGTCGAATGGAGAAATACGCACCAGTCGATGTACACCGCTCTCAGCTTTCAGAAATCCATAAGCAAATTCGCCATGTACCTGAATGGTCGCACTTTTGAGTCCTGCCTCTTCCCCATCTTGGTATTCAATTACAGACAGCTCATAGTCATTATTTTTGGCCCAGCGCGTGTACATCCGATAGAGCATTTCGGCCCAATCCTGACTTTCCGTACCGCCCGCACCGGGATTAAAAGTAAGCAGTGCATCTCGGTGATCATCTTCACCGCTCAGCATATTCTGCAGCTCAAGACGATCTAACTTTTGCTCTAGGCGGCGTACTTCCCCCTGCAGCTCATCGCCCACCTCTTCGCCTTCTTCTTCAAATTCCTGATATACCTGGATGCTGTCCCGCAAGGAATCCAGCTCATCCCAGGCGGCTATCAAGCTCTTCTCATGATCTATCTTTTTCATGATACGCCGCGCCTCATCGGGATCATCCCAGAAATTCGGATCTTGGGTCTGCTCCTGCAGCTCAATAATGTTTACTTTGCGTTGCTCATAGTCAAAGATACCCCCTGAGCGCATCCACGCGCTCAAATAAGTCATTTAAATGATCGGTATTAACAGTTGTCGTACTCACAATAATTGTTCTTTTTATTCAAATTCTGTTGAAAAGAAAATCCTTACACTATATCTCTATAATATACCGCTACGAGTTAACCTAAAATAAAGCTTACCCACCTTATAGGCATCAACATGACTAGATCCATTGTTTTAGACCTAACGGTCACTTACCTCCAATTTTGCCCAGGATATATCCCAGTGCCACCCCACCTACGAAAGAAACAAGTACGCCCTCCTCGGGATGTGATCGCACATAGCGGCGGGCCTCTCGGTAATCGCGATTTAGCTCATCTTCCAAATTAGCGCGTTCTTTCTTTAAACGATGGATAAGCTTTTCGTAACCCTCAACTGCTGCTTTTCTCTTATCTTCAAGTTGCTCTTCAATTTCTTTTTCGGTGTTCTTATTGTCATCCGCCATAACGAATCAATTGTGGATTGGGATTTCTGTAAAGATACAAATTTCAACGCAAATGAAAGTGCAAAAAATACTTCACTTTGATAATCGTTAACTAAATCTTTACAGTCTATTCATACAGAGTACATACTAGGATGTTACATTGGCAACCTGATGAAATCACTTTCAAATATCGTTTCTAAGCTGCAGGACCAGCTGTTTAATTCGGTTGTTTCGAGTAATCTCATTTATAATACCTGCTGGGAGGATCCACGAATAGACCGCAGTCTTTTACAGCTCGATAATGACAGCCAAGTCGTTATGTTGACCAGCGCTGGCTGTAATGCATTGGATTACTTGCTCGACAATCCCCATAAAGTTCACTGTGTGGATATCAATCCTGCCCAGAACGCCCTTTTGGAACTTAAAAAAGCTCTTTTTGAGGCAGGGAAACACCATTTGCTCTGGGATTTCTTTGGGAAAGGTGCCAAAAAGGGAGCTAAAATGGTTTACCGGCAGAAACTTCGTTCCCTTCTACCCTCTTTTGCCCAAACATACTGGGACGGACACATAGATTATTTTGAACCTACTTCCGTATTGCCCAGTTTTTATTTTAGAGGAACTTCTGGAAATGTAGCCCGCCTTATCCATAACCGCATTCAACGTAAAGGACTATATCCGCAAGTGCTAAACATGCTTGATGCTGAAAAACTCAGCGAACAAGCCTATTATTTTCAAGAAATTGAACCACAAATCTGGAACACTTTTTCCAAATGGCTGGTTCGTCAGCCCGCCACAATGACCATGATCGGCGTACCTGCAACACAGCGCAAGATGATTGAAAAAAGATACACAGGCGGAATTTTGGATTTTATTCGAGAGTCTCTCAATCGGGTTTTTACAAAACAAACCCTGCAGGACAATTACTTTTGGCGTGTATACTTAACGGGATCATACCGGTCAAACTGTTGTCCTAACTATTTGCTCGAAGAAAATTTTGAGACGCTGAAGAAACGTACAGATAATATTAACACCCATACCTCAACCCTTTCCAATTTTCTGGAGCAGAATCCCGATAACTACTCCCATTTTGTGCTTCTTGATCATCAGGACTGGATGGCTGATGCCCAACCGGATGCCTTGGCTAAAGAATGGCAATTGATTCTATCCAACGCACAACAAGGCGCCAAAATCCTTTTCCGATCAGCGGGATCTACACTTAGCTTCCTGCCTGAATTTGTTTTTGATTACGTTGATTTTAACTCAGGTCGAACCGATGAAATTCACCAGCAGGACCGCGTAGGTACCTATGAATCCACACATCTGGGCATTGTACAATGATGGACACCGAACATACAGATTCTGATTCCTATAATGGCAGTGTAGAAAAATATTACCGCTTCCACTCGCTAATTTATGACGCTACTCGCTGGAGCTTTTTATTTGGTCGGGATGATCTCTTGGATGGTATCCCCGACCTGTCTTCTAAACCTCGTATTCTGGAGATTGGCTGCGGTACTGGCAAGAATTTAAGTCGGCTGCAATACTACTTTCCCGATGCCGATCTTGTAGGTATTGACCTTTCTTCTGCTATGCTTGAAGTTGCAAAAAATAAGTTTATTGATTCTAACCAGGTTAAACTGATACAGGCAGAATATGGGGCTGATGATATACAGCTAGAACCTTTTGATCTTATTATTTGCTCCTACTCTCTTACCATGGTTGGTGATAATATTGAAGATGTCATAGTACAAATCACTGATGGTCTGAATCCCCATGGATATATTGCCGTGGTGGACTTTAACACTTCTCCCTTTGGATGGTTTCGGCAATGGATGGAAGTAAATCATGTAGATTTAAGCGGTCATTTGCTTCCCCTACTTAACAAATATTATCGGCCGGTTATATCAGAAAAAAATGATGCCTATTGGGGTTTATGGTCCTACTTCACATTTATAGGACAGCATTCTTGACGGACACTATTGAGAGCAAAACTTTGCAAAATCTCATTTGTCATTGCAATATCTGCTAAGTTCGAATAAGATTAGGCAATAAATTCCAATTGGATATCAAATAGTGAGTTCCAGCTCAGCTTTTATTATTTTATACATCCTATGAAACAGATTGAACAAAAAATTACCGAGATCCAAAACGAACTCAAGGAATCCCCCAATAATGCCGAACTACTTAACGAGCTCGGTGTTGGCTATCACATGCTCGGTGAATACCAGAAAGCAGTAGAGGCCTACCGGCAATCAATAGCCGAAGACGCCGAAAACTTTAAAGTACATTTTAACCTGGCCAACACTTTTTTTGAACAGCAAGAGGTTGAAAAGGCAGTCAATTATTACCTTAACGCACTGGATATCCAGCCTGATTACGTCCCTGCGCTAAATAATCTAGCGGATGTGTATGAACTGGCCGAGGATAATGACCGGGCGCAGGAACTGTTCGAATATATCACTAAGATAAAACCGGATGACCCAATGGGATACTTCAATCTCGGTAATTTTCATCTGCGTACTAATAACACCGTTGAAGCCGGAAAATGCTACAAAAAAGCGATTGAACTAGACCCTAAATTCCACGAGGCCTACAACAATATCGGCTTTATTTTAAAACACATTGGCCAATATGAAGAAGCCATTTCATATTTTGAGCAGTGCTTAGAAATTGCACCTGATTATGAACCAGCCCAAAAAGATCTTGCCGCCTGTCGAGAAGCATTGTCGAAATGATATATTATTTATCCCGATACAAACATTGCCACTTACTGTAAGACTGAGATAAAAATTACATAAGGGACATTCCCTGTTTACCTTCAAAGCAAATTATTCAGCCTCAATTGAACCTAGAACATTCAGGAAATATGGCATTGCTCTGTTATAACTTGATAGCGTATGTTATTCGGTTATCACAATTAGGATTATAGACAAAGCTTTTTTACCATAAATTTGACCTTTAATTACAGGAATGCCCTTTTCAGAAATCGCAAAACATTACCCATCATGAAGAAATTACTCTATCCACTACTTTGGGGAATCATCACTCTTTTCCTAAGCGTATCCTTTTCTAATTCATTTGCCCAAGATCAAGGCACACGACTGCTGCGCGAACCTACTGTGAGCCAAGATCACATCGTGTTTGTGTATGCTAATGACCTTTGGATCACCGATAGGAACGGCGGTGAGGCCCGAAGACTCACGAGCGGCGAAGGAAGTGAAACCAATCCTCATTTTTCTCCCGACGGATCAAAGATTGCTTTTACCGCCCAGTACGACGGTAATACCGACGTCTATGTGGTTTCTGCTGAAGGTGGGCAACCCAAACGGTTAACATGGCACGGCGATAACGATGAGGTTACCGGCTGGACTCCCAACGGGAAAAAGGTACTTTTTATATCAGGACGTAAAGGCGTACCCACAAAAAGTAGCACCTTTTATACCGTAGGTTTAAATGGCGGACTTCCACAAAAACATAAAATTCCTCGTGCCGCAGCCGGAGAACTTTCGGGCGACGGCTCACATATTGCCTATCAGCCAGTCAGTTTTTGGGATCCTGAGTGGAGAAACTATCGCGGCGGGCAAGCCAAGCCTATCTGGGTAGTGGACTTAAAAACAAATAAGCTGCAAACCTCCCCCCGAGCTAACAAAGAACGCCATATCGATCCTGTCTGGCTCAATGATACCGTCTATTTCCTTTCCGAACGGGATTATACCATGAATATATGGTCATATAATCCCCAGAGCGGAGAAAGTGAGCAACAAACTTTTCACTCTCAGTTCGATGTTAAGAGTCTCGATTCAGGTGATGGTATCATCGTCTATGAACAAGGCGGATATTTGTTTGAACTAGATCCATCCACTGGAAAACACAAACAGATTGAGATTAATGTGCGTGGAGATATGACCTGGGCACGTCCGCGATGGGTAGAGGCTCCATCTGCTTCGCTCAGTAATGCCGCACTATCCCCCACTGGTCAGCGTGCGTTGTTTCAATATCGCGGAGAAGTACTGACAGTGCCTAAAGAAAAAGGAAGCTGGCGAAACCTCACCAAGAGTTCGGGCGTTGCCAATCGCTATCCGATATGGTCGCCCGACGGACAACAGGTGGCTTGGTTTTCGGATGAAAGTGGTGAATACCAGCTGTATATCTCTGATCAAAAAGGGCTCGAAGATCCCAAGAAAATAAAATTACCTGAACCAACCTTCTTTTTTGAACCGGCTTGGTCACCCGACGGCAAACATATTGCCTACACTGATACTGACTACAAGCTATGGTATGTTAACACCGAAACCGGAGAAGCCACCCATGTGGATACCGACAGCTACGCACATCCCAACCGTACACTTAATCCCAAGTGGTCGCCCGATAGCAAGTGGATCGCTTATGCCAAACGGTTGAAAAGCCAATACCATGTAATTAAAGTGCACAATGTAGAGAGCGGCGAAACTTATCAAATTACAGACGGCATGGCCGACTCTATCGATCCCGTATGGGATGAAAGCGGTAAATATATTTATTTCTTGGCCAGTACTAATTTTGGGCTCAACACCGGCTGGCTGGATATGAGCTCATATGATATGAGCACCTCCCGTGGACTATACATGGTATTACTCGATGATGATATCCCCTCTCCATTTTTAGCCGAAAGCAATGAAGAACCAACACCAAATAAGGATAAAAAAGACAAAAAGTCTGAAGGGTCGGACGAAACACCGACTGTAACTATTGATACGAAAGGTATAACCGACCGTATTGTTTCTGCTGATATTCCTAAACAAGACTATACCAATCTCGTTACGGGACCTGAAAATCACGTCTTCTATCAGCAAGGCGGAACGCTTCATCGCTATAATGTGAAAGAAGATAAATCAGTGGAATTTTTGTCGCCGGTACAAGAAACGGCGATATCCCAAGATCGAAAAAACCTGCTGTATCGCAGCGGCGAAACCTGGGGCATTGTCTCAACGGTAGGCAGTCCCCAAAAGCCAGGAAACGGTCAGCTGGATGTGAGTAACCTGCAGGTGCGTATAGATCCACAAAAAGAGTGGGAACAAATTTTCAGAGAAGGCTGGCGATTTCAGCGCGACTTTCTCTATGTGGATAACGAACATGGCGCTCCATGGCAAAAAATTTACGACTGGTACCGCCCATGGGTAGATCACATTCGGCATCGGTCGGATATGAGTTATCTCATTGATATCCTGGGCGGTGAAATATCTGTGGGTCACTCCTATACCTTCGGCGGTGACTATCCCGATCTGGAGGAAGTTTCAATCGGCCTGCTAGGCGCTGACCTCGAAGAAACCAATGGTCATTATCGCATCAAAAAGATTTATACTGATGAAAACTGGAATCCTGACTTACATGCTCCGCTGGCACAACCCGGTATTGACGTTCAAGAGGGAGACTATATTTTAGCGGTCAACGGTCAAAAGCTTGCAACACCAACCAATCCCTTTAGCCTGTTTGAGGGAACAGCTGGTCGTAATACTATTTTAACCGTCAATGATTCGCCCACCATGGAAGGCGCCCAAACGGTATCAGTTGTACCGGTTGAGGATGAAAGTCAGCTCCGCCTCCGCAACTGGATAGAAGGTAACCGTCGAAAGGTAAATGAGATGTCTGACGGAAAACTTGCTTACGTCTGGCTACCCAACACGGGCAATGGTGGATATAATGCTTTCAACCGCTACTATTTTGCTCAACAGAACAAAGACGGTGTTGTCATTGACGAACGCAATAACGGTGGCGGGTCGGCGGCCGATTATATGATCGATGTGATGGATCGTGAATTATTGGGGTATTTTAACAGTAAATCCGGTGATAAATTCCCGCCTTTCACCACCCCTATGGCCGGCATTTGGGGACCAAAGGTAATGGTAATTAATGAACGTGCCGGATCGGGCGGTGATCTGTTACCCTATATGTTCCGAGAGAAAGAACTTGGTCCGCTGGTAGGCACACGAACCTGGGGTGGACTCGTAGGCACTTGGGATACGCCCCCATTTATCGATGGCGGTGGCATGATTGCTCCACGCGGCGGATTTTACAATACTGACGGCAAGTGGGATGTAGAAGGTAAAGGCATCAGTCCCGATATAGCTGTGATGCAGGATCCTGCAAAAGTGATGAATGGTCATGACCCACAACTGCAACGTGCTGTCCTAGAAGCACAGCGGCTCTTAAAATCTCAGGATGTAAAATTGAAGAAAGAACCGGCTCCGCCCGTAAAATGGAAACGCGCAGAAGAAACCGAGGGCTGGAATTAAAGCAATGGTGACGAACAGCCCGTAAAGCTTAGTAGTTTTAGCTTTTGAACAGCGTGAATAAAGCAGTACGATTAGAATTTCAATAAGCAAATCCGGCCATAAATACTTATTTTAGATTCATTTTTAATCCAACAAATTTATTATGCGATTTTTCAGCCGAAAAATTATTAAACCGGAAGATATGAATGCCCACGGTACTCTCTTTGGGGGATCGGTACTGAGCTGGATTGATGAAGAAGCTGCTATTTACACGACATGCCAACTGGGCAAAGGGAATATTGTCACTAAGTATATGACCGAGATTAACTTTGTGAGCTCGGCCGGCCTGGGAGATATCATCGAAATTGGAATGGAAACGGTAGAATTCGGACGCACATCTATTACTGTACGATGCGAAGTCCGCCACAAATTCTCTAAAGAGACCATTATCAAAATCGATAAAATTGTATTTGTTCACCTTAACGAAACCGGAGAACCTGTGCCCCACGGTATTACTGAACCACAGAATTCATAATTGCCTTTATTTTTAAAGGATTATTACATCTTTTTGTTCTTAAAGCAAGAATCTACTTTTTGTAGTTGTGTAAAAATTATATTTTCCGCATGGTAAAATGACGCTTTTTTTCGTTGGGCTATAACATTTAAACAGGACTATTATGAGTTATCAAATCATTAAACCGCAGGAAAACTTAGACATGATTCTCGGAGCTCCCGAGCATGTGGTAGAATTCTGTGAGGCCGCTATTGAATCCATTACAGAATTCAAAACAAACTTCCACAAGCACCTTACTGATCGAAATATTGAAGAGCTGCGTGGCGCCGGACATAAAATTAAGCCTGGTGCTCAGATGATGGGAGCTGATATTGTGCTGGAGAATTATGAACACGGTAAAGACCTCATTAAGGAAGAGGCCGATCAGGAAGAGTTAAAAGCACTGGCAAACGAAATGGATGAGATCTGTACAAAAATTAAGGAAGACCTGGATAAACTGGTCGAAGAGAAAGGCTAACGTATTCGATTAAGCAGTTAGCTGATAAACCACTTCAGTGACAGCAACAACGATTACAATTTGACCAACACCCAGCCGGAGAGGTACTCTCAATCAAATACTACCGGTTACGTCATCTACTTGAAAGACCACTTTGCCCTAAAGCTTCGAAGTCATTACGAGTGTAATTCAGCACTCTCCTTACATATGACGAGCACCAAATCCCGATTCCAAAACACAACAGGATAACCATCATTAACTAC carries:
- a CDS encoding taurine dioxygenase, which encodes MSYQIIKPQENLDMILGAPEHVVEFCEAAIESITEFKTNFHKHLTDRNIEELRGAGHKIKPGAQMMGADIVLENYEHGKDLIKEEADQEELKALANEMDEICTKIKEDLDKLVEEKG
- a CDS encoding acyl-CoA thioesterase, which codes for MRFFSRKIIKPEDMNAHGTLFGGSVLSWIDEEAAIYTTCQLGKGNIVTKYMTEINFVSSAGLGDIIEIGMETVEFGRTSITVRCEVRHKFSKETIIKIDKIVFVHLNETGEPVPHGITEPQNS